In the genome of Myxococcales bacterium, one region contains:
- a CDS encoding protein kinase — translation MSDQDRQLGAESDASFEADVAIRSRLGVELPGGFRVRRFIGRGGMGAVFEARRRGDPRKYAIKFLHPELAGRASSVARFRREANILAALDNEHIVAVRDVGHADDAAPFIAMELLRGQSLRALLSRTVPVPTRRAVELAVQACRGLAAAHARGIVHRDLKPENLFVARRDDGTDWVKVLDFGIAKLLDGELVTSAETQSGALLGTLSYMAPEQVRGEPDLDGRVDVYAIGCILYEMLTGQRAHFGARPHEVLYHVLHRRPPPLRDARPDLPPELLEAVERATEKDLRVRSANIEALLQELEQIAAHQLGSHRDREPVRSVLGADDATLTDAPASAGASLSASQSSAGGSAVADVVGAQPVSNKSWWWPVLLVCALGFGVWAGRRGSSEAPAPPREAAVRSSPSVGGSVPNPAIASAAPRGAVDPPPPSVEPAAAESRPAPPSVRAETPRVLAKVPPPTASLVSPKAEAPVLELKPVPAASAPLQFERHNPYE, via the coding sequence ATGAGCGACCAGGATCGCCAGCTGGGCGCGGAGTCGGATGCGTCGTTCGAAGCCGACGTAGCGATTCGTTCGCGCCTCGGCGTGGAGCTTCCCGGAGGCTTCCGCGTGCGACGTTTCATCGGTCGTGGCGGCATGGGTGCCGTGTTCGAGGCACGACGCCGCGGCGACCCACGCAAGTACGCCATCAAGTTCCTGCACCCCGAGCTGGCTGGGCGTGCCAGCTCGGTCGCGCGGTTTCGTCGCGAAGCCAACATCCTTGCAGCCCTGGACAACGAGCACATCGTCGCTGTCCGGGATGTGGGCCACGCGGACGATGCAGCTCCCTTCATCGCGATGGAGCTCTTGCGAGGCCAGAGCTTGCGGGCGCTCTTGTCGCGAACCGTGCCGGTGCCGACGCGGCGGGCTGTGGAGCTCGCGGTTCAGGCTTGTCGAGGGCTGGCCGCCGCGCATGCTCGCGGCATCGTGCACCGGGACCTCAAGCCGGAGAATCTGTTCGTCGCGCGTCGAGACGACGGCACGGACTGGGTGAAGGTGCTCGATTTCGGGATTGCCAAGCTGCTGGATGGTGAGCTTGTGACGAGCGCGGAGACCCAATCCGGTGCGCTGCTCGGCACGCTCTCTTACATGGCGCCGGAGCAGGTCCGCGGCGAGCCCGATCTGGACGGCCGTGTCGACGTCTACGCCATCGGCTGCATCCTGTACGAAATGCTCACCGGACAGCGCGCACACTTCGGCGCGCGACCACACGAAGTGCTCTACCACGTCCTCCACCGTAGACCTCCGCCGCTCCGAGACGCGAGGCCTGATCTGCCGCCCGAGCTGCTCGAGGCCGTGGAGCGGGCGACCGAAAAAGATCTGCGAGTGCGCAGCGCCAACATCGAAGCCTTGCTGCAAGAGCTGGAGCAAATTGCCGCGCATCAGCTCGGCTCGCACCGGGATCGTGAGCCGGTGCGTTCGGTGCTCGGAGCGGACGATGCCACGCTGACCGATGCGCCAGCGAGTGCAGGGGCTTCGCTCTCGGCGTCACAGTCGAGTGCAGGCGGGAGCGCGGTGGCCGACGTCGTCGGGGCGCAGCCGGTTTCGAACAAAAGTTGGTGGTGGCCGGTGTTGCTGGTGTGCGCGCTCGGGTTCGGTGTCTGGGCGGGAAGACGCGGCAGCAGCGAAGCTCCAGCGCCGCCCCGCGAGGCCGCAGTACGGTCTTCCCCAAGCGTCGGCGGGAGCGTTCCGAATCCCGCAATTGCTAGCGCAGCGCCGCGCGGTGCGGTGGACCCTCCCCCGCCGAGCGTGGAGCCGGCAGCTGCGGAGAGCAGGCCTGCGCCGCCGTCGGTCAGGGCGGAGACGCCGCGTGTTCTTGCGAAGGTTCCACCCCCAACGGCTTCGCTCGTCTCGCCCAAGGCCGAGGCGCCGGTGTTGGAATTGAAGCCCGTGCCTGCCGCGAGCGCGCCCCTGCAGTTCGAGCGCCACAACCCCTACGAGTGA
- a CDS encoding cyclic nucleotide-binding domain-containing protein has product MEREDSASERVLRAIFLRSLFGDSAVLTAVERIGSMMRTVTCRAGMTIYRQGEASDYLYFIVDGHVALDAPGEPRWTFGPRDGLGFQDAMQDQPHARTALALTDVTALAFSVDDWMDVLDDHSELSRGAIMNHARSVRAKFAELAPDGGFAPVEAALVQPDLGDEVGLVERMVMFSEAPCFERSGIQAVASLARVAQVRRLKRGETLLAVGERPRGIYLVGAGMLSAERKEPELRAQFAPGSLAVGLSFLGAESSDVTLFAEWDALVLSVAEDDFFDIADDHFDLMRAVFSYMARERGLAMREIAVRAERATARTHQVAASASA; this is encoded by the coding sequence ATGGAGCGTGAGGACTCGGCCAGCGAGCGCGTGTTGCGCGCGATCTTTCTGCGCTCGCTGTTCGGCGACTCGGCGGTGCTCACCGCGGTCGAACGCATCGGCTCCATGATGCGCACGGTGACCTGTCGTGCCGGCATGACCATCTACCGTCAGGGCGAGGCCAGCGACTACCTCTACTTCATCGTCGACGGCCATGTCGCGCTGGATGCGCCGGGTGAACCGCGCTGGACCTTCGGTCCCAGGGACGGGCTCGGCTTTCAGGACGCAATGCAAGATCAGCCCCACGCCCGCACCGCGCTGGCGCTGACTGACGTGACCGCGCTGGCTTTCTCCGTGGACGATTGGATGGACGTCCTCGATGATCACAGTGAGCTCAGCCGCGGAGCGATCATGAATCACGCCCGGTCGGTGCGGGCGAAATTCGCGGAGCTCGCGCCGGATGGGGGTTTCGCGCCGGTCGAGGCAGCGCTCGTTCAGCCAGATCTGGGTGACGAGGTCGGTCTCGTGGAGCGCATGGTGATGTTCAGTGAAGCGCCGTGCTTCGAGCGCTCCGGAATTCAAGCGGTGGCCAGCCTCGCGCGGGTGGCTCAGGTGCGGCGCCTGAAACGCGGCGAAACGCTGCTCGCTGTCGGTGAGCGACCGCGGGGGATCTACCTGGTCGGCGCGGGCATGCTCTCCGCCGAGCGCAAGGAGCCCGAGCTTCGCGCGCAGTTTGCCCCCGGGAGCCTGGCGGTGGGCCTCTCGTTCCTCGGGGCCGAGAGCTCCGACGTCACGCTGTTTGCAGAGTGGGACGCGCTGGTGCTGTCCGTTGCTGAAGACGATTTTTTCGACATCGCGGACGATCACTTCGATCTGATGCGGGCGGTCTTCTCGTATATGGCGCGGGAGCGCGGCCTTGCCATGCGCGAGATCGCGGTTCGCGCCGAGCGCGCTACCGCGCGGACCCATCAGGTCGCGGCGTCGGCGTCAGCCTGA
- a CDS encoding PD40 domain-containing protein, protein MRRGFRLCLPILALLADGCHSNDALLGLGAPCSTTDECVAELSCAHGRCRKPCANDAVCGPGVCALTAASTIGACSLPGENGCTAGRCATGLICAADDICRLPCSSALDCAPGHLCLQGACFNGLPGSDDGWLVFTSNATGRAEVWAARDDGSQVVRLTDQMGGSAGAAEGLHYPLASPDGEQIIFASSRNPSSGEHDALAHLYRVAPDGTGLAFLSDQGSQAAASFAGAAWESDSRHLVVVSAGACSNRLLRMDAIDSSEPEVLFDPATPNGLPLLVPSFPVVHPKNARELFVWEQPCGKLGALRRVNLDTGSADDVTAIDPAESPDFLAISSSGSELSFSRDGAIRELSTSDLSSSELLFSDPSAVFQRPTFGNDDTRLYAKRSNAAPKDQPLGIQVIDRHTRSAWLLDVDARSDDPFVTWARFSTNIDRDRDGIANGLDPTPDGVEGCAIQPGDFTVGLWCFREGGGSVSASQVAGAPDATGIKPDEWSAGGLMLHESAVVIPDADVLELEPPWTVRAAVTFDELGPADAMVVARASFAPGNPISGASVWVALSVSAAGSILCRLTELGLEYSASAESAQGLVSPGTTVELGCHRSTDGRLHALWNGRDVTLSTSSSFVAGTGAKNAPFLVGWIDAPTADLPFSPHYARMLLSALALERK, encoded by the coding sequence ATGCGCCGCGGGTTTCGACTCTGCTTGCCAATTCTCGCCCTCTTGGCGGACGGGTGTCACTCGAACGACGCTCTTCTCGGCCTCGGGGCCCCCTGTTCCACGACGGACGAGTGCGTGGCCGAGCTGTCTTGCGCGCACGGACGCTGCCGCAAACCTTGCGCGAACGACGCGGTGTGTGGCCCCGGTGTCTGTGCTCTGACGGCGGCTTCCACGATCGGCGCGTGTTCGCTGCCCGGTGAGAACGGCTGCACGGCGGGGCGATGCGCGACCGGTCTGATTTGTGCCGCGGACGACATCTGCCGCTTGCCTTGCAGCTCAGCGCTCGACTGCGCACCAGGTCACCTCTGTTTGCAAGGCGCGTGCTTCAACGGTCTGCCCGGCTCCGACGACGGCTGGCTCGTGTTCACCTCCAACGCAACCGGGCGCGCGGAAGTGTGGGCTGCGCGAGACGACGGTTCGCAGGTCGTGCGCCTCACGGACCAGATGGGTGGGTCAGCGGGAGCCGCCGAGGGCTTGCACTACCCGCTCGCATCGCCGGACGGCGAGCAAATCATCTTCGCTTCCAGTCGCAATCCGAGCTCGGGTGAGCACGACGCACTCGCCCACCTCTACCGCGTCGCGCCGGACGGCACCGGGTTGGCGTTCTTGTCCGACCAAGGCAGCCAGGCCGCCGCGAGCTTCGCGGGCGCCGCATGGGAGTCGGACAGTCGTCACCTCGTCGTCGTCTCGGCGGGCGCGTGCTCAAACCGACTGCTGCGCATGGACGCCATCGACTCGAGCGAGCCCGAGGTGCTGTTTGATCCAGCGACTCCGAACGGCCTGCCGCTGTTGGTCCCCAGCTTCCCGGTGGTGCACCCCAAGAACGCGCGTGAGCTCTTCGTATGGGAACAGCCCTGCGGAAAACTGGGTGCACTGCGGCGCGTGAACCTGGACACCGGCTCGGCGGACGACGTCACCGCCATCGATCCCGCTGAGAGCCCGGACTTCCTGGCCATCTCGAGCTCCGGCTCCGAGCTCTCGTTCAGTCGGGACGGAGCGATTCGTGAGCTCTCGACCAGCGATCTGTCGAGCTCGGAGTTGCTGTTTTCGGATCCGAGCGCCGTGTTCCAGCGCCCGACCTTCGGAAACGACGACACGCGCCTCTACGCCAAGCGCAGCAATGCAGCTCCGAAAGACCAGCCGCTTGGCATCCAGGTCATCGATCGACACACCCGCAGCGCCTGGCTCCTCGACGTCGACGCCCGCTCTGACGACCCGTTTGTAACCTGGGCCCGGTTCAGCACGAACATCGACCGCGATCGCGACGGGATCGCCAATGGGCTCGACCCAACGCCGGATGGAGTCGAGGGCTGCGCGATTCAACCGGGCGACTTCACGGTTGGACTGTGGTGTTTCCGCGAAGGAGGCGGCAGCGTTTCCGCGAGCCAAGTGGCAGGGGCTCCCGACGCGACGGGCATCAAGCCGGACGAGTGGAGTGCGGGGGGCTTGATGTTGCACGAGTCCGCCGTGGTCATCCCCGACGCAGACGTGCTCGAGCTCGAGCCGCCCTGGACCGTGCGGGCCGCAGTCACGTTCGACGAGCTGGGGCCCGCCGACGCAATGGTCGTTGCGCGCGCGAGCTTCGCCCCGGGCAACCCCATCAGTGGGGCAAGCGTCTGGGTCGCACTCTCCGTGAGTGCTGCCGGCTCGATCTTGTGCCGCCTGACCGAGCTCGGTTTGGAGTACTCGGCCAGCGCCGAATCCGCGCAGGGGCTCGTGAGCCCCGGCACGACTGTGGAGCTTGGCTGCCATCGTTCAACCGACGGCCGGTTGCACGCCCTGTGGAACGGGCGGGACGTGACGCTCAGCACTTCGTCCAGCTTCGTGGCCGGTACCGGCGCCAAGAACGCGCCGTTTCTCGTCGGCTGGATCGACGCGCCGACCGCCGACCTGCCGTTTTCGCCTCACTACGCCCGGATGTTGCTGAGCGCTCTCGCGCTCGAAAGGAAATGA
- a CDS encoding PD40 domain-containing protein, protein MRLPVLVLLVLVLGGCSSSEDAAGALGAPCASHGDCDSALSCGFGRCRSKCDANAACSTHACLSDATRPGVCALSGDQGCTAGGCGSGLVCGADDVCRPACSDASECALGAKCLSGACFNGLPGSEDGWLLHGSTRTGRLELYATRDDGSRSVRLTDGLTQNTDQDGMVRSPIASPDGKHIAFQWGRDPNTGAMDFIARVYRMDPDGANLTFLVMSEQAGEKYALTGVSWLPDSRHIVYGQHVPCVDSLAKLDAINPGTPETIFDPAATSTEDPLPAVGSPAINPVDPDDLLFSNAPCGSGSYTRRANLKTQQVVEVPATAVSKVPQDPWAPDGTEFVIAFENRVSVISAGDLSKSETLYVEQEEDVTLRFATYGNDGRRIYFVRVAGGAALDVTVYERATGKSWSLGITDLNASQPPDWTRLPIDPDRDGDGLGNGIDPTPDG, encoded by the coding sequence ATGCGTCTCCCGGTGCTGGTGCTCTTGGTACTCGTCCTCGGGGGATGCAGCAGCAGTGAGGACGCCGCGGGAGCGCTCGGTGCACCGTGCGCGTCCCACGGCGACTGCGACAGCGCGCTGAGCTGCGGCTTCGGGCGCTGCCGGTCGAAGTGCGACGCCAACGCCGCGTGCTCGACCCACGCCTGCCTCAGCGACGCGACGCGGCCCGGCGTGTGCGCTCTCAGCGGCGACCAGGGCTGCACCGCCGGGGGCTGCGGCAGTGGACTCGTGTGCGGCGCCGACGATGTCTGCCGACCAGCATGTAGCGACGCGAGCGAGTGTGCCCTCGGCGCGAAGTGCCTCTCGGGCGCCTGCTTCAACGGCCTGCCCGGCTCGGAGGATGGCTGGCTGCTCCACGGCTCGACCAGGACCGGACGGCTCGAGCTGTATGCGACCCGCGACGACGGCTCGCGGAGCGTTCGCCTGACCGACGGCCTGACCCAGAACACCGACCAGGATGGCATGGTTCGTAGTCCCATCGCCTCGCCCGATGGTAAGCACATCGCGTTTCAGTGGGGCCGAGATCCGAACACGGGCGCGATGGACTTCATCGCTCGCGTCTATCGCATGGACCCGGACGGGGCGAATTTGACCTTCCTCGTCATGTCCGAGCAGGCCGGCGAGAAGTACGCGCTGACGGGAGTCTCGTGGCTGCCCGATTCGAGGCACATCGTGTACGGCCAGCACGTGCCCTGCGTGGACTCCCTGGCGAAGCTGGATGCGATCAATCCGGGCACGCCCGAGACCATCTTCGATCCGGCGGCTACTTCCACCGAAGATCCGCTGCCTGCCGTGGGCAGCCCTGCCATCAACCCCGTCGATCCTGACGACCTGCTCTTCTCCAACGCTCCGTGCGGCTCCGGTTCTTACACCCGACGAGCCAACCTGAAGACGCAGCAAGTCGTGGAAGTTCCGGCCACGGCGGTCAGCAAAGTACCCCAAGATCCCTGGGCGCCGGACGGCACGGAGTTCGTCATCGCTTTCGAGAACCGCGTGTCGGTCATCTCGGCGGGCGACCTGTCCAAGAGCGAGACGCTGTACGTCGAGCAAGAAGAGGACGTGACCCTGAGATTCGCCACCTACGGCAACGATGGGCGCCGCATCTACTTTGTTCGTGTGGCTGGGGGCGCCGCTCTCGACGTGACCGTCTACGAGCGCGCCACCGGCAAGAGCTGGTCGCTCGGCATCACGGACCTGAACGCTTCCCAACCCCCAGACTGGACGCGCCTCCCCATCGACCCGGATCGCGACGGCGACGGGCTCGGCAACGGGATCGATCCCACTCCGGATGGCTGA
- a CDS encoding MFS transporter, translated as MANATKPARDARSAVERALGIVTRVEPGEGTSALLLTLNVFLLMLAYSSIKPVREGLILAMKSGAEYKSYMGAVIAVALLIAVPAYARIADRLPRNRLVVGVTLFFSANLVLFWLGSALPAVRARIGLVFYLWLGIFNMMVVAQFWAFANDLYREAQGKRLFPLLGVGQTVGAVSGSALAAVLLRYLGVYQLLLVSAGVLALTAVLTQAVYLRESRTPTRATPEKEAAPTDKSGAFALVFRDPYLRYIAAFTVLFTFVNTNGEYMVSKLIADAAGGLVAKGELAPDGVKEWVSAAYSRYYFFVNVATVVLQTLVVSRLVRLGGMRIAFFVLPAIAFVDALGASAFPVLGVLFVGKIAENATDYSLNNTLRNMLWLPTTREKKYKAKQAIDAFFVRMGDVGSALAVYVGAGVLGLGVRAFALANLVLVLHWFVVARMIVKRYELSSAQADADAAT; from the coding sequence TTGGCCAACGCGACCAAACCAGCGCGCGACGCTAGAAGCGCCGTCGAGCGCGCCCTGGGGATCGTCACTCGCGTCGAGCCGGGCGAAGGCACCTCCGCGCTGTTGCTCACGCTCAACGTCTTCCTCTTGATGCTGGCCTACTCGTCGATCAAGCCCGTGCGCGAGGGCCTGATCCTGGCCATGAAGTCGGGCGCCGAATACAAATCGTACATGGGCGCGGTGATCGCCGTCGCGCTCTTGATCGCGGTGCCGGCCTACGCGCGCATCGCCGACCGCCTGCCGCGCAATCGACTGGTCGTCGGAGTGACGCTGTTCTTCAGCGCGAACCTGGTGCTGTTCTGGCTCGGCAGCGCGCTCCCGGCGGTTCGCGCGCGCATCGGGCTCGTGTTCTACCTGTGGCTCGGGATCTTCAACATGATGGTCGTGGCCCAGTTCTGGGCCTTCGCCAACGATCTCTACCGCGAAGCGCAGGGCAAGCGCCTGTTCCCGCTGCTGGGTGTGGGACAGACCGTGGGCGCGGTGTCGGGTTCGGCGCTCGCGGCGGTCTTGTTGCGTTACCTCGGCGTGTATCAGCTGCTGCTCGTCAGTGCTGGAGTCCTGGCGCTCACGGCCGTCCTGACCCAGGCGGTGTACCTGCGCGAGTCGCGCACACCGACCCGGGCGACACCGGAGAAAGAAGCCGCACCTACGGACAAGAGCGGGGCGTTCGCTCTCGTGTTTCGCGATCCGTACCTGCGCTACATCGCCGCGTTCACCGTGCTCTTCACCTTCGTCAACACGAATGGGGAGTACATGGTCAGCAAGCTGATCGCAGACGCGGCCGGTGGTCTCGTGGCCAAAGGGGAGCTCGCGCCGGACGGGGTCAAGGAGTGGGTGAGCGCGGCCTACAGCCGTTATTACTTCTTCGTGAACGTGGCCACCGTGGTTCTGCAGACGCTCGTCGTGTCTCGGCTGGTGCGCCTGGGTGGAATGCGCATCGCGTTCTTCGTGCTGCCTGCCATCGCCTTCGTCGACGCGCTGGGCGCGAGCGCTTTTCCGGTGCTGGGAGTGCTGTTCGTCGGCAAGATCGCGGAGAACGCCACCGACTACTCGCTGAACAACACCCTGCGCAACATGCTGTGGCTGCCGACCACGCGTGAGAAGAAATACAAAGCCAAACAGGCCATCGACGCGTTCTTCGTGCGCATGGGCGACGTAGGCTCCGCACTGGCGGTTTATGTCGGAGCCGGGGTCCTGGGCTTGGGGGTCAGGGCGTTTGCCCTCGCAAACCTGGTGCTGGTCCTCCACTGGTTCGTCGTGGCGCGGATGATCGTCAAGCGATACGAGCTCTCGAGCGCTCAGGCTGACGCCGACGCCGCGACCTGA
- a CDS encoding four helix bundle protein — translation MLRIYPLILEVLRELRALIAKLERRDPDLTRQLRRCATSIALNVGEGMGSRGKLRQVRYHTALGSARETLACLEVACALGYIAALDPALIAKLNRIIGTLVRLVGA, via the coding sequence ATGTTGCGTATCTATCCGCTCATTCTCGAAGTCCTCCGCGAACTCCGCGCCCTCATCGCAAAGCTCGAACGTCGCGATCCCGATCTTACCCGTCAGCTGCGGCGCTGTGCGACCAGCATCGCGCTCAACGTCGGCGAAGGCATGGGGTCGCGCGGCAAGCTCCGGCAGGTGCGCTATCACACGGCTCTCGGGTCAGCGCGAGAGACTCTCGCGTGCCTCGAGGTCGCTTGCGCTCTCGGCTACATCGCTGCGCTCGACCCCGCTCTCATCGCCAAGCTCAATCGCATCATCGGCACTCTCGTCCGCCTGGTCGGCGCCTGA
- a CDS encoding sigma 54-interacting transcriptional regulator: MFSTLDSTDRDASSTAGGRGGARLAILWVNDDGRRTRSVLTRELIRLGRDPDCSPPLEGRRVSRHHADVRSDGPIHIVRDLGSKNGVYINGRKTHECPLAPGDVIRLGDCVGVVAAPPNADGTSTHREIAPGVFGGALLSAVLGPVERASASKLPIVLQGETGTGKEYVARSIHDWSGRRGPFVAINCAALPESLAEAELFGYRRGAFTGATQASEGHFRAANHGTLLLDEVLELPLPLQALLLRVLEESAVVALGESCPQPIDVRVVCASQAPIAEAVADGRFRGDLHARLAGLVVELPPLRERHGDVPYLFAEILRAESGGRPPAVSAELLESLCCHDWPYNVRELALLVQRILALHGEEPLLRRAHLPKHLRDPLSRERAGADRTEEPSLERLVDSLRAHDGNVSRAAVSLGVTRQRAYRMLEGNDALLSEIRRNTNGRGKRSPT, from the coding sequence GTGTTCTCTACACTCGACAGCACCGACAGGGACGCAAGCAGCACCGCGGGTGGACGCGGCGGGGCGCGGCTCGCCATTCTGTGGGTGAACGACGACGGGCGGCGCACCCGCAGCGTGCTCACGCGTGAGTTGATTCGCTTGGGGCGCGATCCGGACTGCTCGCCGCCACTCGAGGGCCGGCGTGTCTCCCGACACCATGCGGACGTCCGTAGCGACGGTCCGATTCACATCGTGCGCGACCTCGGGAGCAAGAACGGCGTCTACATCAACGGTCGAAAGACGCACGAGTGCCCGCTCGCTCCCGGCGACGTGATCCGACTCGGCGACTGCGTCGGGGTCGTGGCCGCGCCGCCGAACGCCGACGGAACCTCGACGCACCGAGAAATCGCGCCTGGGGTGTTCGGTGGTGCGTTGCTCAGCGCCGTGCTCGGGCCGGTCGAGCGAGCCTCGGCGTCCAAGCTGCCGATCGTGCTCCAGGGCGAGACGGGAACCGGCAAGGAGTACGTTGCACGTTCCATCCACGATTGGAGCGGACGCCGGGGTCCGTTCGTTGCCATCAACTGCGCTGCCCTGCCGGAGTCACTGGCGGAGGCCGAGCTGTTCGGTTATCGCCGCGGGGCGTTCACGGGCGCGACGCAAGCGAGCGAAGGCCACTTTCGCGCGGCCAATCACGGCACGCTTCTCCTCGACGAGGTGCTCGAGTTGCCGCTGCCGCTGCAGGCCTTGTTGCTCCGCGTGCTCGAGGAAAGTGCCGTCGTGGCATTGGGTGAGTCCTGCCCCCAGCCGATTGACGTTCGCGTCGTGTGTGCCAGCCAAGCGCCGATCGCCGAGGCCGTGGCTGACGGAAGATTCCGGGGGGATCTGCACGCGCGCCTGGCGGGGCTCGTCGTCGAGCTGCCTCCACTGCGCGAGCGCCACGGCGACGTGCCGTATCTGTTCGCGGAGATCCTTCGGGCAGAGAGCGGCGGGCGGCCCCCCGCCGTTTCGGCCGAGCTACTCGAGTCGCTCTGCTGTCATGATTGGCCCTACAACGTTCGTGAGCTCGCGCTGCTCGTGCAGCGGATACTGGCGCTGCACGGGGAAGAACCCCTGCTCCGTCGCGCTCACCTTCCGAAGCATCTGCGGGATCCGCTCTCTCGCGAACGGGCGGGCGCGGACCGGACGGAGGAGCCGAGCTTGGAGCGACTCGTCGACTCGCTTCGTGCGCACGATGGCAACGTCTCGCGCGCCGCGGTCTCGCTCGGCGTGACGCGGCAGCGAGCGTATCGGATGTTGGAGGGCAACGACGCGCTGCTCAGCGAGATCCGCCGCAACACCAACGGCCGCGGAAAGCGCTCGCCAACATGA
- a CDS encoding PEGA domain-containing protein → MQSAFMGVVRASALLLCALLIISSEARAQPADDAGAEPPPVEPSDTVAADEAAKARAREHFNLGLEHLDARRYARALAEFQEAYRESPHPVALYNVGLAQIALGDPIAAVDTLERYLREAEAAGGLDTARRDEVERLVKGQAMRVAVVRFDVRPMGAAVTLDGREVPAAALDAPHRVLVGEHRLRVRLAGYEAQELSVHLTGREERTLHVALVRGATSKPVVSRGAGPPVRADDASTWRTVSYVLGGTGLAMGLTSGGLYFYNRGRYSDYQSEKAAIDRAWPSATQNDLSALEGRRGRNADLLDSVQTVDGWTVALAITGGVMLASGGALWLGSGTTAATPVAGWSPGAARVGVRGRF, encoded by the coding sequence ATGCAAAGCGCATTCATGGGCGTGGTCCGCGCAAGCGCGCTCTTGCTTTGTGCGCTGCTGATCATCTCGAGTGAGGCGCGAGCACAGCCCGCGGACGATGCTGGTGCTGAGCCGCCTCCGGTTGAACCGAGTGACACGGTGGCAGCAGACGAGGCAGCCAAGGCTCGGGCGCGCGAGCACTTCAATTTGGGGCTCGAACATCTGGATGCGCGGCGGTACGCCCGCGCCCTCGCCGAGTTCCAGGAGGCCTATCGCGAGAGCCCACACCCCGTCGCCCTCTACAATGTTGGACTGGCGCAGATCGCCCTCGGGGATCCAATCGCTGCGGTCGATACGCTCGAGAGGTACCTCCGAGAGGCAGAGGCGGCGGGCGGGCTGGACACGGCCAGGCGCGACGAAGTGGAACGATTGGTGAAGGGCCAGGCAATGCGGGTCGCCGTTGTGCGCTTCGACGTGCGACCCATGGGAGCGGCGGTCACCCTCGACGGCCGCGAAGTTCCGGCGGCGGCTCTCGACGCCCCGCATCGTGTGCTGGTCGGAGAGCATCGCCTGCGCGTCAGGCTCGCCGGTTACGAAGCTCAGGAGCTCTCCGTCCACCTGACCGGGCGGGAGGAACGCACGCTGCACGTTGCGCTCGTCCGGGGCGCGACTTCAAAACCGGTTGTTTCAAGGGGAGCGGGGCCGCCGGTGCGGGCCGACGACGCGTCGACCTGGCGCACGGTTTCTTACGTGCTTGGAGGAACCGGTCTGGCCATGGGACTGACCTCGGGCGGGCTGTACTTCTACAACCGCGGGCGATACTCGGACTATCAGAGTGAAAAGGCAGCCATCGATCGCGCTTGGCCCTCCGCCACGCAGAACGACCTATCCGCGCTCGAGGGGCGACGCGGGCGGAACGCTGATCTGCTGGACTCTGTGCAGACCGTCGACGGTTGGACCGTGGCTTTGGCGATCACCGGCGGGGTGATGTTGGCGTCGGGCGGAGCCCTCTGGCTCGGGAGCGGCACGACCGCCGCGACCCCAGTCGCTGGTTGGTCCCCCGGCGCCGCCCGGGTCGGGGTTCGCGGGCGATTTTGA